CGTGTTTTGTCAGGCGCGGCGTGTCGTTCAGTTCTTTCGGGTAGAAGTCGCGGTCCAGTATGAGCCAGACCGTGTAGAACAGAATCTTGAGGTCGCTCACGAAGGTGCGGGTGCGCACGTACCGGAGCTGAAGTTGCAGCTTGGTGGGCTGAATGAGTTCCTCAAATGCGAGGTCCGCGTCTGGGTACCCCGCTAACACCGCGCCCTCGTCGTTGTTCCAGATACTGGCCCAGTCGGTGATGCCGGGGCGCACGTCGAGGATCTGCCTCAACTCGCCAGTGTATTTGTCGGCATACTTGAGCACTTCTGGGCGGGGGCCAACGAGACTCATGTCGCCGAGAAATACGTTGATGAGTTGGGCAAATTCGTCGAACTTGAAACGGCGAATGAAGCGACCCGAGGCGGTGACGCGGGAGTCGGCATTACTCGTTGAAAGCTGGCCAGGTTTTTCGGCGTCCTGTACCATCGATCGGAACTTGAAGATACGGAACGAGCCGCCGCCCCGAGCTCCTCGGACGCCGCGGTAGAAAACAGGGCCGGGGGAGTCGCGCTTGATCCAGAGCGCGAGGAGCAGGAACAGCGGGGAGAGGACGATGAGGCCGAGGGTGGCCGCGGCAAAATCGAAAATGCGTTTGATCATGAGGCCGCCGAACGGCGCTGGGCCGCGAGCGTGAGGTGGTCGAGCAAGCGTTGGTGCACGCTGTCGGCGTCGAACTCGGCGTGGAACAGCGCTCGGGCGGCGTCGTGAGCCGCGGTGGCTTCGGCAGGCGATTCGAGCAGGGTCGTGACGGCGGCGGCGAGTTGCGTGCCGTCCTTGCCGTACGAGTAGCCGACGTTGTGCTTGGAGATCAGCGCCGCCAGCGGCCCTGTGCCGAGACTCCACGCCAGCGGAAGTCCGTGGGCTAGATATTCACCCGCTTTGTTGGGCACGGCGTTTTGGAAATTCACGGAGTCCTTGTACGGCAGCAGTCCGATGGTGGAGCGCTCGAGGAGCACACGCAGTTGCGCGTAGGAGCACCAGCCAGGGAGTAGTAGGTCGCTCCGCGATTTTGCTGCACTGTTGAGTTCGCCGACGCGTTCGCCGATGCCACAGATGACGGTGCGCACGCCGCGCGAGCGAAGCTGGTTTCCCGCAGCGAGCACTGGAGCAAAGTCGAACTGACTGCTCACGCTCCCGGCGAACGCCATCACTGGCGGGGCGTTTTCGCCGAGGTCGAGTCCTTGATTGCGCCAGAACTGCAGGGCGGCAGCGCGGTCGGCTTCTTCGAGCGGGCGAAGTTCGTAGCCGAGGGGAATGACCAGGTCGAGCGGGCCTGCGGTGCGCTGTGCGTGGGCGAGGCCCCAATGCACGAAGGGCTCGTTCTGGGCAATGATGCCGTCGGCGCCGCGCAGAGCGAGGGTGAGTGTACTCGAGAGCTTGGAGAGTACAAGCTGTGCCAGCCAACGCGCACCGACGGGTGCGCGCTCAATCATGATGTCGGGCCAGAGGTCGCGGATATCTACCAAACTCGCCGCACCCACGCTCCGCGCCCACCGCACCGACTCGGCGGCCAGCTCGATGGTTGGCATGGCCGCGAGCATCACGTCGGCGCGGCCCAGTTGCGAAGCGCGGGCGTGAAAGTCGCGGCCCAGGTCAGCGTGATCGAGAAAGCGTTCGATGCTGATATTGCGTCGGTAGCCGCGGCTTTCGAGCAGGTGAATGCGGTAGTTCGGCGCTAGGGTCAGCACGCCCACGCTGGGGCGCTGCTTCTTTTGGAAGTGATCGAACCGGTTGGTGACCCAGTCCACCTCGTGTCCGCGAGCAGCGAGCCACGCCGCGAACTGCCCGGTCCGATGGAGCCGAATATCGGCTCGGTCGGTGGGGAGCGGTTCGCCAGCGGTGACGAGAACCACGCGCATTGGGAGCACTGGGTTGGAGGAGGCCAAAAGCGGGGTATCGGACGCTGTTCGGGCGGGAGAACCCGCGACGGCGGCGGCCGCTAAACGACTATGGGGCAACAACGGGCGGGAAGTGGTGTAAATGCAGACGGGCAAGTAACTTCCAGAGCAATTTAGTACCCCGACGGTTGTGCGCAACGCTCATAGTTGCGATCGCCGCCCGACTGGTCCATCGAGAACCCGACTACTCCGGCATGACGTCTCAGTCCGCCTCACCAAGCCGCCCCGACACCCGGTCCGCGTTGAGCCACTGGGTGATTGACGTATTGCTGCTGCTGGCAACCCCTGCGGTAGCGCTGGCGGTTCGAATCGAGTCCGTCTCGTTCTCGCACGAGCAGCAAATATTGCTCATCAAATACACCCTCGGGGCGCTGGGGATTCGTTTGGTGGCCAACTGGCGTGCTGGGGCGTACACCGCTCTTTGGCACTATGCTAGCGCACTGGACGTGAGCCGGTTGCTGACGGCGGTGCTGGTGTCGTCGGCCCTTTGTTTGCTTCACGGTGGATTCGTGGTGCGCTACATCCCGCCGCAGG
The genomic region above belongs to Gemmatimonadota bacterium and contains:
- a CDS encoding sugar transferase, whose protein sequence is MIKRIFDFAAATLGLIVLSPLFLLLALWIKRDSPGPVFYRGVRGARGGGSFRIFKFRSMVQDAEKPGQLSTSNADSRVTASGRFIRRFKFDEFAQLINVFLGDMSLVGPRPEVLKYADKYTGELRQILDVRPGITDWASIWNNDEGAVLAGYPDADLAFEELIQPTKLQLQLRYVRTRTFVSDLKILFYTVWLILDRDFYPKELNDTPRLTKHA
- a CDS encoding glycosyltransferase — translated: MRVVLVTAGEPLPTDRADIRLHRTGQFAAWLAARGHEVDWVTNRFDHFQKKQRPSVGVLTLAPNYRIHLLESRGYRRNISIERFLDHADLGRDFHARASQLGRADVMLAAMPTIELAAESVRWARSVGAASLVDIRDLWPDIMIERAPVGARWLAQLVLSKLSSTLTLALRGADGIIAQNEPFVHWGLAHAQRTAGPLDLVIPLGYELRPLEEADRAAALQFWRNQGLDLGENAPPVMAFAGSVSSQFDFAPVLAAGNQLRSRGVRTVICGIGERVGELNSAAKSRSDLLLPGWCSYAQLRVLLERSTIGLLPYKDSVNFQNAVPNKAGEYLAHGLPLAWSLGTGPLAALISKHNVGYSYGKDGTQLAAAVTTLLESPAEATAAHDAARALFHAEFDADSVHQRLLDHLTLAAQRRSAAS